Sequence from the Montipora foliosa isolate CH-2021 chromosome 12, ASM3666993v2, whole genome shotgun sequence genome:
CAGCCATCATCTTTGTTATTGTTACCTTTATTTTTCTAACTCACTTCGCAGCACTTCACTTGCTATAAGTAACTTCTAGTCTtaaagtgttataaagtttgacaagaaatgtgcgaaatCAGCATAAAGATCACATTCtcctaactcttgaggttgaccactgtttctgcaaagtcaaaaatttactctcctggtaattccatcattttggaaataacaGCTGcattattattcatcagtgtcacaaattcttttccgattttggcgctcattttgttgaaactcaagcactcttccaacagacttgtttatGTTCGTGACAAATTTGCACTGAAGTTAAGCACTGTCGAGCGGGGTTAGTATCccgatgggtgacctcaaaatgcACGACTTGCCGTGTCAAAAACATagcaccgaaaattctattttaacgctcacaGATTCGAACTAAGCAAgggacagattttgttagcctgctttatacaagacaaatgttgatgaaaaagtaaataaatattgatacacagtttttaggaagagcagaagcaagttttcaggaagtgtcgatcgagaatgaaatataaTATTTGGCATTAGCAACAACATTTgcgacgtgaaaacaacataCATCTTGAACCGCGAATACACAAAATTACCATCGGTGAAAAACAtattgggagatttttgctacgttcaattttggctgctcaagtaaatcgcaaaatcgaaagtgacatcgaattcagcgggcgccgtttTCATGTTAccttgcatgtttactcgcgaaacaaaggatatatctgtgtcaaaatgatggcaagccACCGggcttttgttttgttagtttggttttttctttttcaagtgttttaaagattgacaagaaatgtgcgaattcaacacaaagatcacaatcgcccatctcttgaggttgaccattgtttctgcaaagtccaaAATTTACTCTTGTAGATTagattatttatcaccaggtaattccatcgttttggaaatagcaactGCTTTagtattcatcagcgtcacaaattcttgcccaTTTtggaggtcattttgttgaaactcacgcacgctttcaacagacctgttgatgttcgtgagttatgcacgcgctgcgggcctattgtcaccacggacttacactcttacactcgTTCAACCCGGAatgcacttacagtgcactaccacaaaaacggGCGAGGAACCAGGTGAATAATGCAGCTAAACTTGCTAAAAAACGATACTTTTTCTGAAAACTTGGAAACTAGCAAAGGCAATCCACGTAAAACTTGGGATCTGAACTCAGTAACCTTAACTGTTGGCTGAGAGCCAACAGGTtgagtttaaatgtggctaagACCGAGTGAATGATAATTGGATCTATTTGCGTGATGcctatttgcgttatggctgtttgcgttgtgactatttgcgttatgcctttttgcgttatgcctctctgCGTTATGACCGTCATGGCTTCCGTGATGGCCAAATGATTCCCCTCTCTGCCTCTTCCCCCGCCCCTCGCCCCAATTCTCTACCGGCtgtgttttttcaaaatggcagcaaaTTACGAACGCCTGCTCTGCAGGCTAACATTACCCTAGATGTTTGGGATCTGCTACTCGGACAGACCTTATAAGGAAAACAAGACTTATTACGaaaatagacgagttcacgctcttgagtgcatcatgggtaatcagggcaagatggagagaaattcaaaggtttgtaaggaagttcaaaacgatgaaaagtgtTCATAATATGCAATTTTGggctttttgttttccaaaacagaagatatgcgctcaaagatgcggcagaataaatttggagagaatgggtGTTGTAgacattattttattaaaaagagtttctgccatacactTCCTTTAATTCCAGAGGCACAAAATTACatagaatgtatggagacaaaaaaagcaaatatttaggaattccaaacaacggataccaagtctagttcatctcagtaGTTGTaaacatgaacttatttgtttggtttatgaaggagAAAGTCTATAAAGTTGAGTCATGAACAGTATATTTTGCTtcgaatttccatacaaacctttgaatttcccgccatgttgtcctgattacccatgatgcaatcaagagcgtgaactcgtctattatTTTAACCCTAATTAACGAATTCATAGAAACTATCAATACAAGAATTTACATTTCGCgagacatttttattctttaaaCCTAAATAGCTAGGGTAAAACCAGAATGAATTTTTTCTTGAGGATGTTGCGACAGGATTTGAACGCTTCACTTGCCCACAGGATACCCATTTTGCAATAATagtttttcaatttcattaaCTAAAGGCAAGAACGCATAAAGAGGAGTCAGAACAAATACGAAAACAACGATAGGTCAAGGTGCGAACTAAATTAACCTCGTGCTTTCGTGGTGTGAAGGACTCGAGTCGAGTCCCATTTCATGTAAAGGCCGGTGAAAAGTTTCTTCCTGTACTAGGTCATCGTTGAAACATATATACGATTTTGCTCGCGTTTGACAAGGCCGTCAAAAACGGAATTTTATGCTTTTCTTCGAATTTCATggtaaattttatgctaatCTTTGTTGTCAAACAAGGTGGAAGTGTCACTGTCATACATCACTGTCATAgatggcgaccactttttcattcttttgtgttTGTTAATTAggcctactgccctcattttgaaacaaatattcttttgaaatttgctcgtcgttgCGAGGCTacaaaggcttattagcattaaagaAAAAGGATATTTTCTTGGGCCCCCATTATGAAAGAGTTCTATACACGTACCTAAACCAGACAGATGGACAATCCTTCCTCTCTTGTACCCAATCTTGTTGAAAGAGGCACATGAAAATATTGGCCAGTACGGTGTCACTTAGAAAAAGAATGAGTACAAGGGAGGAAAGATTGTCCGTTATCTAGGTTAGGTAAGTTCAAATGCCTGCGTATTTTCGTTCCATTGGGGTCAACCTTGGGTTTCATACCAATGTGGTCTTATTTGATTTGTCCGGAGAAATTTCAATTAATGAAAATGAACTTGCTGTGGAGGATCAATTTCTACTGAGTTTTGTAAGAAGACTTGAGTACATCTAAAATGTTTAGTATATTCGGTACCAATCGAAGGGGGCGCTTGTTCCAAGACATCTCAGCTGTAGGATGCTGATTAGTGGATCGAATTGGACATAATCGTGTAACACAAGACTCATTAAGATCAACAAGTTTATTGTTTTTTACCCTTACTCTACATTTGCTCTCTGGCTTGCTAGCGATTGATATTTCATTTAGTTTCTGTTTCGTTCTAATGCAAATCAACTACTGTTCAagctttcttttgtctttacttGGTGCAGACGGCGCATGTCAACTCTCGACCGCTGACATATGGAAGACAGGGAAGTGAACCACAAACGCCTTCCACGGGATACAGCAAGGCACCATCTTTGTCAGCATGGCTACCAGGAACATATTCTGGATCACCATCGACACAGATGAAATCTCTTGAATGTCTGTGATTTTGACGTTCAGTCATCAGATACCCATGATACTCTTCAGTCCATCCAGATGGACAGTCATTCCTTGCGGGTATCATCAGCATTGAACCACGTGACGTCACGAAGCAGACAACACAGGGGGCTTCATGATCATGGATATTTCTCTTAAAAGGGTCTCCGTTGTATTGATGGACTTCATACTCAGTGCCGTAAATGTATCCTGCCATCTGGTGACCATCTTTGTACTTGTCGTACTTTGGATTGTGAGAAAGACAAAGGTAGTTGACTCCACCACCGTAGTGGGTGTGATGTTCACCCCCAATTATCCCTAAAACGTGGAAACGGTATGTACAACGCGTTTAGCTTGCTCAGAGAAGAAAAAACAGGTACTAATTCCTAACTAAATTACACCTCTAAAAGAATTCTCAATGTTGTGGCTTTTGGCCGTTTTTGCCATGCTATGTTTTCATTCAGTCTATTTTTAGCGAGATcagtatttctttttcattcgTGTTCCTTTTGCGTAATTCGTTTTCTACTCCCCACGACCCCTGTGACTTATTATTATACatataaagaaaggaaaatttgaGACTTCAAAAATTTTATCACAAGCACCAAAACATGAAGCAAAGTAAGTGTAATTGCTTGGGCCAGCTGCTATTTTCAACTGATGCAATAAGCTTTTTTCACGGAATGCCTGGTGATAGGAAGCGTTCAATTGCCTTGTTCAGTGAGTTTTATACCTTTATAAACAATCTGAGCACCGCTGGGACATGTGGTCCTTCCCCACCGAACATAATTCACCCCAGACTGTCCAGTTCCGTTTTGTCCTTTTTCTCCTTTGGTTCCTTGAGGTCCGTGGGCTCCTTGTTGTCCTTTAGGACCAGGAGGGCCTGGTAACGGTGTGTTTGTGCTAGGCTTTCCTGGTTCTCCTGTGGGGAAAAGAGGTACACTCGCAGGTGTCATCATCATTTGTTGTGTGCTGATGGGAAAAGTTGCAAGGGAGCAGTTTTGCATGGTTACAAAAAAAAGGGAAGACGGGAAGATGTTTAACTGGGTGTGAAACTAATTTTTAGCATAAAGGATGGGCAAAAGGTAGAAACAACATTTCGTTGCTTATTGGAGCAACATTTACAAGGTATTCACTATGTCAGTTGTATAATTTTTACACACGCCTGATTATGTTGTTGAAATAATCAAAGAAATAAGGCATGTTtccctcctttttgattggccaaagtaattagtttcattggttttggttttataatTTTCTGTTAGGTAGTTATCCTGTATTCAGTTTGGAAATGGTCCGATAAAAGACGTTTAAACACTTCTATTTGGCCATTGGTTGAATCAAATCATCCTCAGTTTGGAccagttttaacttttttatctttttaaagGGGCTCTACCATGCCATTTTACTGCTACAATTCCAAAGCTTTAAACTGTGGTGGAGtccaaaagataaaatttttcCTCTGTTCACTGCAGACTCCCTTGGTCAGATGAGACtatttttttgttcctttttttttgagcactgatggaaagaatTGAAGTTGATTTTAACCTATAGATTAACGTTTTGCCTAGTTTTGGCTCCTCTCAGAAAAGGCCACAAATTTCGTTGTAAACACCTCCTTCTCCTGTAGACTTAAATTTGATATACAATTGCGATCATGGTTTTATTCATCACAAAAGGGGTGCTTTCTTCACAGTTTCAGAGGTTTTGGGCCGGCAGAATTAATTCGAAGACAGCGAAATCTATGACAGCTCTATGAAGTGAAGTTTCTGAGCAGTGTAGACTTTCGTTTACCTTTGAGGCCTGTTTTTCCATCCGAACCAGGGATACCAGCCAATCCTGGTTTCCCTGGTGGACCAGGGGGTCCAGGGGGTCCAGGGGGTCCCATCTTTTCCTTTCCACTGTTTTGGGTATGCTTTCCTTTGAGATTGAAAATGGTACAAAAGAATTCAGTGAACTGAACCTGAACAAAATAACGTTTTTATGCCCGAATTTTGTTGCGCTCATGTACTGGCATGAACTTTGCAAATCACGGAAGAGTTTACtgattttctgtttttcctcCAATAAatgaaaactgagaaaaaacttTTATCACtgaatgacttttcttttgaatgtcATTCTCTTATAATCAAGGGTGGGTTTGATACCAACCCAAAAGGTAGGCTACAAGTGAATTGTAAGAATCCCCACTTGATCCCAGATAGGGGAACCGCATCAGTGCATCAAatctacaaaaaaataaaatgaaagtgTTGATATTCATCAGAATTGTTGATTGCGATCAGATGGTCATGTCTGAGCTATAAGTAAAGTGTTCAAGCATAAACAGGTAAaagcataattatattttaggGAAAGAACTTTCCACCCGCATATAACTGTCCGTGCATGTTGCGTTAAATGTCAACCTTGCAATGTTGAAGAGTTTTCAAGTATACAAACGTTTGATTGCGTAGTTCTGATTGGAACAATCCCTGCAGACATGTGGAAAGTTCTTAGCCGTGTgactttatttctctttttggttttatttcaGCTGACATTTTACATGATATCCTTCATGGAGGGGCGGATATAACATGATTCTTTCCTTCGAATCTTTGATCACGGTTTTCAACTTGCTTACATTGCCTCAGCGTTTGGATAAATACCTTCAAGTGATTGAAGTTTTCAAAACTAGTTTCTCTAGTTTGCGAGGAAAATCACTTAATTGGTAAAATATATTTGATTTTAACGAAAAAAAACGTATCGATAGACATATTCACTCAGCCTACTGAACATTTCACACACACGCACAAAAAAAAAGCTACAGCAATATTTCCTTTGGAATTAAGTTAACTGGCGACATCTTAAAATTATTACTGCTGTTGTGGGAACAGacaattttgtcaattttctgGAAAAAGTTTCAGCCTTCGATAAATCCCGAGCCTGAATTTTATTTCCGAAAACTATAAAAATGTTAACTCAGTCCTAATACATGAAGGATTATATCGAAATGTGATCAAATAATTTTAGTGGCCAAGCCGGAATCGACGAAGCACTTATCAGCATGGATCTTCCTAAGcgaaaaatacaacaaatacAACATTGGAGACAAtgaacaaatgaagaaaaaaatgaaaagatttcTCAGTGAGTCAGTCTCTTGTATTGGGAGGGTAAGCGGCTATGGATTATCGGGGACAAACCTCTCTTCAAGGCTTTTCAGTCGTTTTGCAAAGTCTTGTGGGTTTTGAGTGGTGTTTTTCTTAATTCCTCTGCGTTCGCGAAACAGCATAGACTCAGTCTTTTTTCCAGTTGCATGGACATCGTGATTATTTGGACGCTGATCATCCATGGCTGAGATGTGGACCAAAATGGTAAAGCACATCATTAACACAACAAGGAAACGCAAGCCACCACAAGGGGTTTTCACTCGCGGGTACTTCATAGCTGACGAAATGGTCTTCTTTGATCACTGCCTTCGGTACAAGTAGAGTATCAAGTTGGAGATTCGAATTAAATATACCTCAGGTGAATCACAAGAAAGAAGTTTTATTGATTCTGCAGAGAGCTTCACAAAGATACAAGCTCGAACTTTTTCGCGTTTACAACTGAGATGCTTTTGACTGAACAAAGAGTCACGCGCGTAAATGTCAATATGTCAGTCAACGGatggaaaattattttcacCTGGTGTACACAATCAATCTACATCCAAGTGGAATAACAATATTTTGTGACTAAGAAACTCTAAGAGATAGGCAAGGAAAACAAGCTTTGCCTTTAATGGGACCGCAACCCTGAAATATTCCCCATGAACAGTTGGACCGCTCAGACAGATTTGCATATAAATATTTCTAGGATGATGATAAGTGCACTCGGTTGGCTTTTCTGAAAGACTAGCAAAGGGTTATGAAATCTAACAGCAGGAAATGACAGTGCTTCATCATTAACTGTTTTCAAACCGTAGTTTTGGAAGCGCGTTCCCATGCCAATTGCCGTTCTCGGCCTGACGACGACGTGAACTGAGCAAAACAGTTTAGGTTATGTGGAGGTCGCAAGCAtctgacaataaattttcaattgtccATGTAGGGTACTGTAAAAATAACATTCTACATCTGACTTAATCGACGACGGTCTCTGCAACAGAGAGCGCCGATCTTGCGCATACTTTGTTGACATATTACAGTTCTTAGAGCGGCTTTCTTACCTATAAGACGACGGATTTAGAATTGTCTGCACTTTTCTCTTAAACCAAAGAATACAGAAAAGTGACACATTTAATAAGCTTTCGGCGATTTAATGTCTTCGCTCCCCAAGAATCTTGCTGTAAGCCAAGTGAATTCAGTGTAAAATGCTCTGGTTGTTGAAATGGAAACAATTGGGTCATTTGTTGAAGAACTGGAAAAGTTGACATGCCGAATGAAGTTTGTTCTGTACAATGCGATGAAAATCCGTCCTTATCCTTTAGCATGAAGGGTTGTCAGTTTGAATAAGATGAAACGTACGCGAACATGTCGTAAATGATGTACTTATGTCTCATTTGTCCATAACAAAGAGCTTTGGCAAGGACGAGGATGCAACGGAAACAGCGACTCGTCCTAAACTAGGTTTTAATGCCGCAAAAAGGCGTGCTGCAGTTGCAGCATATATTTCTAAATACATTTCTTTTCCGTCCTCTGGAAAACAAGAAAGTAAAgcagagtttaagaaacgacaaagGCCAGGGCAAAGAGAACGCA
This genomic interval carries:
- the LOC137978595 gene encoding short-chain collagen C4-like; this translates as MKYPRVKTPCGGLRFLVVLMMCFTILVHISAMDDQRPNNHDVHATGKKTESMLFRERRGIKKNTTQNPQDFAKRLKSLEERFDALMRFPYLGSSGDSYNSLVAYLLGKHTQNSGKEKMGPPGPPGPPGPPGKPGLAGIPGSDGKTGLKGEPGKPSTNTPLPGPPGPKGQQGAHGPQGTKGEKGQNGTGQSGVNYVRWGRTTCPSGAQIVYKGIIGGEHHTHYGGGVNYLCLSHNPKYDKYKDGHQMAGYIYGTEYEVHQYNGDPFKRNIHDHEAPCVVCFVTSRGSMLMIPARNDCPSGWTEEYHGYLMTERQNHRHSRDFICVDGDPEYVPGSHADKDGALLYPVEGVCGSLPCLPYVSGRELTCAVCTK